From Vigna radiata var. radiata cultivar VC1973A unplaced genomic scaffold, Vradiata_ver6 scaffold_443, whole genome shotgun sequence, a single genomic window includes:
- the LOC106754571 gene encoding receptor-like protein kinase ANXUR1, which yields MRFGEKGPLFLVCVLVLLKGIRGAWNEEPGSLILGCGLDEGAEDADGRRWSSDKKFLGTEGDSITSKASYQDPSLTSEIPYMSARIFKSETTYKFPVKPDKRYWLRLHFYPSLYASFDTYNSYFSVDANGVTLLTNFSASVTCEALSLAYIDREYSLAPLNSDTLTLTFRPSDKYDGAFAFVNGIQLIQMPDLFDSATMIGFDGQTMDMTNLNFQTMFRLNVGGQFISPVQDSGLTRMWYDDTPYIYGAATGVTTKAEKNVTINYQGMPEYIAPVDVYSTSRSMGANKDLNMGYNLTWMFHVDTDSMYLVRLHFCDYYFSKINEIVFKIFVNNQTAQDLSDVIGWTGGIGVPTYKDYVIYVEGGKSNELLWLALHPDPESKPEFYDALLNGVEIFKINETDLSAPNPLISDMLLKQQQEEEAGFFVHKTSHHHAVIGGAAGGAAGLAFMAVLCVAVYNKKKKEPGSEGQTSWLPMYSNSSCSKSSKSGKSMCSSTLSAMSQGLCRYFSLQEITQATKNFDESNVIGVGGFGKVYKGVIDSGVKVAIKRSNPQSEQGVNEFQTEIEMLSKLRHKHLVSLIGFCEEHNEMCLVYDYMALGTMREHLYKGNKPISTLSWKQRLEICIGAAKGLHYLHTGAKYTIIHRDVKTTNILLDENWNAKVSDFGLSKTGPNMSNGHVSTVVKGSFGYLDPEYFRRQQLTEKSDVYSFGVVLFEALCARPVLNPNLPKEQVSLAEWALICKKKGTLEDIIDPCLKGKINPESLKKFVDTAEKCLSDHGAARPSMNDLLWNLEFALNLQENANDAGGSTHSTPAEKSEFEDINLGENDIARHYKNLGLGSDIDITDDLKDNEQEFSQLVSPKGR from the coding sequence ATGCGTTTCGGTGAAAAAGGTCCCTTGTTTCTTGTTTGTGTTCTTGTTTTGTTGAAAGGCATTCGTGGTGCATGGAATGAGGAGCCAGGGTCTTTGATCTTGGGTTGCGGATTGGATGAAGGTGCTGAAGATGCTGATGGAAGAAGATGGAGTTCTGATAAAAAGTTCTTGGGGACAGAAGGTGATTCAATCACATCCAAAGCCTCTTACCAAGACCCTTCTCTTACGTCTGAGATTCCATACATGTCAGCACGCATTTTCAAATCTGAGACAACATACAAATTCCCCGTTAAACCTGACAAGCGTTATTGGCTCAGGCTCCATTTTTACCCCTCTCTTTATGCCAGTTTCGATACCTATAACTCATATTTCTCCGTGGATGCAAATGGGGTTACCCTCCTCACCAATTTCAGCGCCTCAGTTACTTGTGAGGCCCTATCACTAGCTTACATTGATAGAGAGTATTCCCTTGCTCCTTTGAATTCAGATACCTTGACTCTCACTTTCAGGCCTTCTGATAAATACGACGGTGCATTCGCTTTTGTTAATGGCATTCAGCTTATTCAAATGCCCGATTTGTTTGATTCTGCAACAATGATAGGGTTTGATGGCCAAACCATGGATATGACAAACTTGAATTTTCAGACCATGTTTAGATTAAATGTTGGGGGGCAGTTCATATCTCCAGTCCAAGATTCTGGACTCACAAGGATGTGGTATGATGATACACCTTATATTTATGGGGCAGCCACTGGTGTGACGACCAAAGCTGAGAAGAATGTGACAATTAACTATCAGGGCATGCCAGAGTATATTGCTCCTGTTGATGTCTACTCCACATCTAGATCCATGGGGGCAAATAAAGATCTCAACATGGGCTACAATCTCACTTGGATGTTCCATGTTGATACCGATTCCATGTATCTTGTAAGGTTGCATTTCTGTGATTACTACTTCTCCAAGATCAATGAGATTGTGTTCAAAATCTTTGTGAATAACCAAACTGCACAAGATCTATCCGATGTGATTGGGTGGACAGGAGGCATAGGAGTGCCAACTTATAAGGACTACGTGATATATGTTGAAGGTGGAAAGAGTAATGAGTTGCTATGGCTCGCACTTCACCCCGACCCTGAGTCAAAGCCTGAGTTCTACGATGCCTTACTTAATGGAGTGGAGATATTCAAGATCAACGAGACAGACTTATCTGCTCCCAATCCTCTGATTTCAGACATGCTCCTCAAACAGCAACAGGAGGAGGAAGCGGGTTTCTTCGTCCACAAAACAAGTCATCATCATGCTGTTATCGGTGGAGCTGCAGGAGGTGCTGCTGGTCTTGCTTTTATGGCTGTGTTATGTGTTGCTGTgtacaacaagaagaagaaagaaccAGGGTCAGAGGGTCAAACTAGCTGGCTTCCCATGTATTCGAACTCAAGCTGTAGCAAATCCAGCAAGTCTGGAAAGAGCATGTGCAGTTCCACCTTATCTGCCATGTCTCAAGGTCTTTGCCGCTATTTCTCCTTGCAAGAGATAACGCAAGCAACCAAGAATTTTGATGAGTCTAACGTCATTGGGGTTGGTGGATTTGGAAAGGTTTACAAGGGTGTCATTGATAGTGGAGTGAAGGTGGCAATCAAGAGGTCCAACCCACAGTCAGAACAAGGAGTTAATGAATTCCAAACGGAAATTGAGATGCTTTCCAAGCTCAGACACAAGCATTTGGTGTCCTTGATTGGTTTCTGCGAGGAACATAATGAGATGTGCTTGGTTTATGACTACATGGCTCTTGGCACCATGAGGGAGCATCTTTACAAGGGCAACAAACCTATCTCTACTCTGTCATGGAAGCAAAGGTTGGAGATTTGCATTGGAGCTGCAAAAGGGCTTCACTACCTTCACACTGGGGCAAAGTACACCATCATTCACAGAGATgtcaaaacaacaaacattcTCTTGGATGAAAACTGGAATGCCAAGGTTTCAGATTTTGGCTTGTCAAAAACTGGTCCAAATATGAGCAATGGTCATGTTAGCACTGTGGTGAAGGGTAGTTTTGGGTACTTGGACCCTGAATACTTCAGGAGGCAACAGTTGACTGAAAAATCTGATGTTTACTCATTTGGGGTTGTTCTGTTTGAAGCCCTGTGTGCCCGGCCTGTTCTCAATCCTAACCTTCCAAAGGAACAGGTTAGTCTTGCTGAATGGGCATTGATTTGCAAGAAAAAAGGAACTCTGGAGGATATCATTGATCCTTGTCTCAAGGGAAAGATCAATCCAGAAAGCTTGAAGAAGTTTGTTGACACGGCTGAGAAGTGTTTGTCAGATCATGGAGCTGCTCGTCCCTCCATGAATGATCTATTGTGGAATCTTGAATTTGCTCTCAATTTGCAAGAAAATGCCAATGATGCGGGTGGTTCAACTCATTCTACCCCTGCTGAGAAAAGTGAGTTCGAAGATATAAACTTGGGAGAAAACGACATAGCACGCCACTATAAAAACCTGGGCCTTGGAAGTGATATTGACATTACCGACGATTTGAAAGACAATGAGCAAGAATTCTCACAACTTGTCAGTCCGAAAGGACGATGA
- the LOC106754576 gene encoding uncharacterized protein LOC106754576 → MVCVSTVKSLNVLPLASWRPSTRVCGGSGGTVTMEGQKRPSSKTRRKSSYGTSRKSILKKSFSQEQVTFTAPVSDDPLVAVIGGGISGLICALFLEARGVRSTVFDTGIHGLGGRLGTRVVDPHPLKFDHAAQFFTVNDSRFAEIVNGWMERGLVREWHGTVGELHNGGGFVPFVPSPRRYVATNGMRFLADSLLSQARLVDVVRPCWISKLEPFNGSWHLSENGKPCGKFDAIVIAHNGKCANRLLMTSGLPLIAKQMKRLELSSIWALLAAFEDPLPFSGSTEVPFEGAFVRGVDSVSWMANNTKKLLISQSGGPHCWTFLSTAAYGKQNKVPQENIPSATAAKVKAGMLEGVESALGLPKGSLPKPSYTRLQLWGAALPTNTPGVPCIFDPFGRAGICGDWLLGSNIEAAVLSGIALANHIADYFQSPGTNAEEFAVGLNHDFQPLEGHDIGQFPGLGSEEKMNEGQAYQLTK, encoded by the exons ATGGTTTGTGTGAGTACAGTGAAGAGCTTGAACGTATTACCCCTTGCCTCGTGGCGGCCCTCCACACGTGTGTGTGGTGGAAGCGGTGGCACGGTGACGATGGAGGGGCAAAAACGTCCTTCCTCCAAAACCCGTAGGAAATCGTCGTACGGAACTTCTAGAAAGTCTATTCTGAAGAAATCCTTCAGTCAAGAACAAGTCACTTTCACCGCTCCTGTCTCCGACGACCCCCTCGTTGCCGTCATCGGCGGCGGCATCTCCGGCCTTATCTGCGCTCTCTTCCTCGAGGCACGCGGCGTTCGCTCCACCGTGTTCGATACC GGTATTCACGGTCTTGGAGGAAGATTGGGAACCAGAGTCGTCGATCCTCATCCGTTAAAATTTGATCATGCGGCTCAGTTCTTTACCGTGAACGATTCTCGCTTTGCCGAAATCGTCAACGGGTGGATGGAGAGGGGTTTGGTGCGTGAGTGGCATGGTACCGTTGGAGAGCTTCACAATGGTGGTGGATTTGTTCCGTTTGTACCCTCTCCTCGGAGATACGTAGCCACCAATGGAATGCGCTTCCTTGCTGATTCTTTGCTGTCTCAG GCTCGCTTGGTTGATGTGGTGAGGCCATGCTGGATCAGTAAATTGGAGCCGTTTAATGGGTCCTGGCACTTGAGTGAAAATGGAAAGCCTTGTGGCAAGTTCGATGCCATTGTTATTGCACACAATG GAAAATGTGCCAATCGCTTGCTTATGACATCAGGATTACCATTAATTGCAAAACAAATGAAG AGGTTGGAGTTGAGTTCAATATGGGCCCTTCTAGCAGCTTTTGAGGACCCTCTCCCTTTTTCAGGAAGCACAGAAGTTCCTTTTGAAGGAGCTTTTGTGAGAGGAGTTGATTCAGTGTCATGGATGGCCAATAATACGAAGAAACTACTGATTTCACAGAGTGGTGGTCCTCACTGTTGGACATTTCTGAGCACTGCTGCTTATGGAAAACAGAATAAGGTTCCACAG GAAAACATCCCTTCTGCTACAGCGGCAAAGGTAAAGGCTGGAATGCTAGAGGGTGTTGAATCTGCCCTTGGACTACCAAAAGGGTCCCTTCCAAAACCTTCGTATACCAGGCTTCAACTTTG GGGTGCAGCTCTTCCAACTAATACACCTGGAGTTCCTTGCATCTTTGATCCCTTTGGAAGGGCTGGGATATGTGGTGATTGGCTACTGGGTTCTAATATAGAGGCAGCTGTCTTAAGTGGAATTGCTCTAGCGAACCAT ATTGCAGATTATTTCCAAAGCCCCGGAACTAACGCTGAAGAGTTTGCTGTTGGTTTAAATCATGATTTTCAACCACTGGAAGGTCATGATATTGGACAATTCCCTGGTTTGGGATCAGAGGAAAAGATGAACGAAGGCCAAGCCTACCAACTTACCAAGTAG